In Oncorhynchus mykiss isolate Arlee chromosome 1, USDA_OmykA_1.1, whole genome shotgun sequence, the following proteins share a genomic window:
- the LOC110524205 gene encoding sal-like protein 1 yields MFPLASSPSTPGETVNNSEMEECSDLLEEKPEGNEDSMDVSRSKRSNGRLDSTSSSRSSSTDSLTDIVSCFSVLPISLPQPCNKLSEQQGTLSWFNSNVIIENLESTKVAVAQFCQQSRSDTGYSGSSKMAVSSLMEKLLALQLQQIHQLQLMDQICHQVLLFASQRSEESESPTQTPISCPQGSLASTQASQLTTLSSHLSQQLAAATGLAHSLATQSASISHFKRLTATVQLPQSPLGSSIVHSSTEPLQSMGKLIASAVSKPHSRKKYTHAKGLYPQLNVSAHTKMNSPALGTGILLNPSNKPCLTQPPSSNQTLLSAGPSIGAIVEDLNSLTALAQQRKDKPTNVTSLERKMSSERAYFKHKCRFCAKVFGSDSAMQIHLRSHTGERPYKCNICGNRFSTRGNLKVHFQRHKERYPHIQMNPYPVPEHLDNIPTSTGIPYGMSMPPQKPVTCWLESKSSLATLTTSVGRLLPTVSPNLPFLIKKEEQPVSITTLSSPGVCESSSVVKSTKCVDLVEPGKVPTVPTLNLKREEVKPPLTFVSKMSSRKEGSADYISANITSISTNPIKLEQFKIKHLFGGGVHDPLQTSETSKLQQLVENIDKKITDLNECIICHRILSCQSALRMHYRTHTGERPFRCKVCGRAFSTKGNLKTHHAVHRATPPVRVQHSCPICQRKFTNAVVLQQHIHMHMGGQIPNTPLSEQSYPKSMESGRGSVDERKLEELENLSDDDMDFNDCGIAGMSRFINSLSGSLSPSDSTGAGSFDARKKLNYLRPVDEMQVSWFKTKGLAKEDQYACDSSSLCSDRSDGRLAVSENTAAKHFFSPSESVPVCSSPTSCEERYQNGLSQAHINPSPLQFTDTGMASLHHLKSLNPLTNPTNMVHTFCEQRGIFKNTACNICSKTFACQSALDIHYRSHTKERPFICTGCNRGFSTKGNLKQHMLTHQMRDLPSQLFEPSIPSLASSPNSSANPLASQMIKPEVNRFLGSVPYGETSDLQGILSLRMSSASSSPALAALPPQRTPKQHYCHTCGKTFSSSSALQIHERTHTGEKPFACTVCGRAFTTKGNLKVHMGTHMWSSAPTRRGRRLSVDGPLMFMGTHPVKLSEPIQRPDIRSGNGDSFSLWNHCTDSFSKNLALRTNDISVIQNGGGPYLSGPMGHGASSPKGSVNVGLDKFPNTEHNASLTLPGENDTERATYFRFTHLMEERKEMIAN; encoded by the exons ATGTTCCCTCTAGCCTCGTCGCCCAGTACACCAGGCGAAACAGTCAACAACTCTGAAATGGAAGAGTGCAGTGATCTTTTGGAGGAGAAACCAGAGGGGAATGAAGACTCTATGGATGTTTCCAGAAGTAAGAGAAGCAATGGCCGGCtagatagcaccagtagcagccGGAGCAGCAGTACTGACAGCCTGACTGATATTGTCTCATGTTTCTCAGTTCTCCCAATTTCACTACCTCAACCTTGCAACAAACTGTCGGAACAGCAGGGGACATTATCATGGTTCAACAGCAACGTCATCATTGAAAACCTAGAGAGCACTAAAGTGGCAGTGGCCCAGTTTTGCCAGCAGAGCCGATCGGACACCGGCTACAGTGGCAGCAGTAAGATGGCCGTCTCCTCTCTGATGGAGAAACTCCTGGCTCTGCAGCTGCAACAGATCCACCAGTTGCAGCTGATGGATCAGATTTGTCACCAGGTCTTACTGTTTGCCTCCCAGAGGTCAGAGGAATCAGAGTCTCCAACACAGACACCCATCAGCTGCCCTCAGGGTAGTCTAGCATCAACGCAGGCCAGCCAGCTGACAACCCTCAGTTCTCATCTATCCCAGCAGCTAGCTGCAGCCACTGGGTTAGCCCACAGTCTCGCCACTCAGTCTGCCAGCATCAGTCACTTTAAACGATTAACAGCAACAGTACAGTTACCACAGAGCCCCCTTGGTAGCAGCATTGTGCACTCTAGCACCGAACCCTTACAAAGCATGGGTAAACTCATAGCTTCAGCAGTAAGCAAGCCCCACTCTAGAAAGAAGTACACTCATGCTAAAGGTCTGTACCCTCAACTAAATGTTTCAGCCCATACCAAAATGAACTCACCAGCACTTGGCACAGGTATCTTGCTAAACCCATCGAATAAACCATGTCTAACTCAGCCACCATCCAGCAATCAAACACTCTTGAGTGCTGGACCAAGCATTGGTGCAATTGTGGAGGATCTGAATTCTTTGACGGCATTAGCCCAACAAAGGAAAGACAAACCAACCAATGTGACTTCTTTAGAACGCAAAATGTCTTCTGAACGGGCTTACTTTAAACACAAATGCAGGTTTTGCGCTAAGGTATTTGGGAGTGACAGTGCCATGCAGATCCATTTGCGATCCCACACTGGGGAGAGGCCATACAAGTGCAACATCTGCGGGAATCGTTTCTCCACCCGTGGGAACTTGAAGGTACACTTCCAGCGGCACAAAGAGAGGTACCCTCACATCCAGATGAACCCTTACCCTGTTCCAGAACACCTTGACAATATCCCAACCAGCACAGGAATCCCTTATGGTATGTCTATGCCACCACAAAAACCAGTTACATGCTGGCTGGAGAGTAAATCATCTCTAGCCACCTTGACTACTTCTGTTGGCCGGTTGCTCCCAACTGTATCACCCAACTTACCTTTTCTTATCAAGAAAGAGGAGCAGCCTGTCTCAATAACCACGCTTTCCAGTCCAGGCGTATGTGAATCATCTAGTGTGGTAAAGTCTACCAAGTGTGTTGACCTTGTAGAGCCTGGAAAAGTCCCCACCGTCCCCACCTTGAATCTAAAAAGAGAAGAGGTTAAACCCCCTTTGACCTTTGTCTCAAAGATGAGTTCGAGAAAAGAAGGATCAGCTGACTATATATCCGCTAACATCACTTCCATTAGCACAAATCCCATCAAGTTGGAGCAGTTCAAGATCAAACATCTCTTCGGAGGAGGAGTCCATGATCCCCTGCAGACATCAGAGACCTCAAAACTCCAGCAGCTAGTGGAGAACATTGACAAGAAGATTACGGACCTCAACGAGTGCATCATTTGCCACCGCATACTTAGTTGCCAGAGCGCCCTCAGGATGCACTACCGCACCCACACAGGAGAGCGGCCCTTCAGATGTAAAGTGTGCGGACGGGCGTTCTCTACCAAAGGGAATCTGAAGACGCACCATGCAGTTCATCGTGCCACGCCGCCAGTGAGGGTCCAGCACTCCTGTCCCATATGCCAGAGGAAGTTCACCAACGCTGTTGTCCTACAGCAGCATATTCATATGCACATGGGTGGCCAGATTCCCAACACCCCTCTCTCTGAACAGAGCTACCCAAAGTCAATGGAGTCTGGCAGAGGTTCAGTGGATGAAAGGAAATTAGAAGAGTTAGAGAACCTTTCTGATGATGATATGGACTTCAATGACTGTGGGATTGCAGGTATGTCCAGGTTTATTAACTCCTTATCTGGCAGCTTGTCTCCTTCTGATAGTACAGGAGCAGGCTCCTTTGATGCCCGGAAGAAACTCAACTATCTTAGGCCAGTGGATGAGATGCAGGTCAGCTGGTTTAAGACAAAGGGACTGGCTAAAGAGGATCAATATGCCTGTGACTCATCATCTCTTTGCAGTGACCGAAGTGATGGGAGACTTGCTGTTTCTGAGAATACAGCTGCAAAGCACTTTTTTTCCCCAAGCGAGAGTGTTCCAGTATGTTCTAGCCCCACAAGCTGTGAGGAAAGGTACCAGAATGGTTTATCCCAGGCACATATCAATCCAAGCCCTCTGCAATTCACTGACACTGGCATGGCATCTCTTCACCACCTAAAATCTTTAAACCCACTAACGAATCCCACTAATATGGTCCACACATTCTGTGAACAACGAGGCATTTTTAAGAACACTGCATGCAATATTTGCAGCAAGACATTTGCCTGCCAAAGTGCCTTGGATATCCATTATCGAAGCCATACCAAGGAGAGACCCTTCATTTGCACAGGGTGCAACAGAGGGTTCTCCACTAAGGGGAACCTCAAGCAGCACATGCTAACCCATCAGATGAGGGACCTGCCATCCCAGTTGTTTGAGCCCTCCATTCCCAGCCTTGCTTCCAGCCCCAATTCCTCTGCAAATCCTCTGGCCTCCCAAATGATTAAGCCAGAAGTTAACCGTTTCCTGGGTAGCGTCCCCTATGGGGAAACAAGTGATCTTCAAGGCATTTTGAGTTTGAGGATGTCCTCAGCCTCCTCTTCCCCAGCGCTCGCTGCCCTGCCACCTCAACGAACTCCCAAGCAGCATTACTGCCACACTTGTGGGAAAACCTTCTCTTCCTCCAGCGCCTTGCAAATCCACGAGAGGACTCACACTGGGGAGAAGCCGTTCGCTTGCACTGTTTGTGGTCGGGCATTCACCACCAAAGGAAATCTGAAG GTCCATATGGGAACTCATATGTGGAGTAGTGCCCCCACCAGGCGAGGACGCAGACTGTCTGTGGACGGACCATTGATGTTTATGGGAACCCATCCTGTGAAGCTATCAGAGCCAATTCAGAGGCCAGACATTAGGTCCGGTAATGGAGACTCCTTTAGTCTCTGGAACCACTGTACAGACTCCTTCTCTAAGAATTTGGCCTTGAGGACCAATGATATCTCAGTCATCCAGAACGGAGGCGGGCCTTACCTCTCTGGACCAATGGGGCATGGGGCCAGCTCACCTAAAGGGAGTGTAAATGTTGGTCTAGACAAATTTCCCAATACAGAACACAATGCTTCTTTGACGCTGCCTGGGGAAAATGATACAGAAAGAGCGACTTACTTCCGTTTCACTCatttgatggaggagaggaaggaaatgaTTGCCAATTAA